CGATACTCGATGAGAAAATTAGCGAGATCGGGGTGCTCGTCCTTGATCATATCAAGGGAATGGAAGACACCAGGGAGATATTCCGGAAGATCATCTGGGTCACCATGGACTACTACGACCGTAATCCCGGCGTCGCCGTGACGGCGTTCATCACGGTGCCCATGCGCACCTGGATGAAGGAGCCCTCATATATCCGCGGCGACGCCGCGGCGATCCTGAACCAGGTCGTCCAGAAGGGACGCGCCCGGGGCGATATCGATCCCGCGCTCACCACGGGTCAGATACTCGACCAGTATTACATGCACTGCTATCGGCAGATTCATCAGTGGTATTTCAGGGGCATGAAGAAACGGCTCGTGGACGCGATCCCGGATTTTTTCGATATCTTCTGGAAAACGGTGAGCCCGCCGGGCGGAACGAAAAACCCGCGCTG
Above is a genomic segment from Spirochaetota bacterium containing:
- a CDS encoding TetR/AcrR family transcriptional regulator — encoded protein: MKKKPGTSPRPHAQKKALSPLLPDKLKHRLYATVLDLFAHNDFHQVNMREIYKKSGISPSTIYRYFPSKEDLLFSILDEKISEIGVLVLDHIKGMEDTREIFRKIIWVTMDYYDRNPGVAVTAFITVPMRTWMKEPSYIRGDAAAILNQVVQKGRARGDIDPALTTGQILDQYYMHCYRQIHQWYFRGMKKRLVDAIPDFFDIFWKTVSPPGGTKNPR